A window from Synergistales bacterium encodes these proteins:
- a CDS encoding flagellar hook-associated protein FlgK produces the protein ELIDCKPSDICDETDGEFKVYLDSKLLVQGRETRHLVTVPVQGNQGFLDVQIEDNEFDHVSDPNVMEVIVEQGAAEAVHQVGVRRLASETAWKVGNGNDKLDVTDSSEALGVKGNFRLQVDSSGVRKTSRTIKDGEILSGAPAADQPQEYQFRIQAGDVDSLISVAWDDGTTNWQISDNLGNGPYPAGPPAGADPLTLSDLAGFINDNSATYENIEAETNNNKLTISSSDDHIISLADSKNNLLSGKLNMQNGGTIYTVEVTEEDTLETIRNKINGLYAPHYCEDGFEEAQDWLHANIADDGTGSMYLTLESNAVGEANRINVLGDDGGSLYVAKKLGLVHVDDTETVEGETSFMETSRDALFTVDSDKYLSATNSFREARKITAEDAYQASEMQEVLEGVHFTLKETGSSGLTVKHHVNGGEISAIMEARDDVILDHIGTFDEIAYQLSLQMNAVHYAGHGTGDHAMSTGVAFFNPIAAEYGASRALEINSLLDEDTSYIGTASDDGDGYTLGEGDGSNALRMAQLKQADILESGSSSFSEFYESFIAELGSEGQTARTMADNQRHLVEQIENQRQSIMGVSIDEEMMDITQFQQAFNAMARFITVQDELLDKMINGMGIVGR, from the coding sequence GAGCTCATCGACTGCAAGCCCTCCGACATCTGCGACGAGACCGACGGCGAGTTCAAGGTCTACCTGGACAGCAAGCTCCTCGTCCAGGGCAGGGAGACCCGCCACCTCGTCACCGTCCCCGTCCAGGGCAACCAGGGCTTCCTGGACGTCCAGATCGAGGACAACGAGTTCGACCACGTCAGCGACCCCAACGTGATGGAGGTCATCGTGGAGCAGGGCGCCGCCGAGGCCGTCCACCAGGTGGGCGTCCGGCGCCTGGCCAGCGAGACCGCCTGGAAGGTGGGCAACGGCAACGACAAGCTCGACGTCACCGACAGCTCCGAGGCCCTGGGCGTGAAGGGCAACTTCCGTCTCCAGGTGGACAGCAGCGGCGTGCGGAAGACCTCCCGGACAATCAAGGACGGCGAGATACTGAGTGGCGCCCCTGCAGCCGACCAGCCGCAGGAATACCAGTTCCGGATCCAGGCGGGGGATGTGGACAGTTTGATTAGTGTTGCCTGGGACGATGGCACGACCAACTGGCAGATCTCTGACAACCTTGGCAACGGCCCCTATCCTGCCGGGCCTCCTGCAGGTGCCGATCCATTAACACTTTCAGATCTGGCTGGCTTTATCAACGACAACAGCGCCACATACGAAAATATTGAAGCCGAGACCAACAACAACAAACTCACCATCAGCTCCTCCGACGACCACATCATCTCGCTGGCCGACTCCAAGAACAACCTTCTGTCCGGCAAGCTGAACATGCAGAACGGCGGCACCATCTACACCGTGGAGGTCACCGAGGAGGACACCCTGGAGACCATCCGCAACAAGATCAACGGCCTCTACGCCCCCCACTACTGCGAAGACGGCTTCGAGGAGGCCCAGGACTGGCTCCACGCCAACATCGCCGACGACGGCACCGGCTCCATGTACCTCACGCTGGAGAGCAACGCCGTGGGCGAGGCCAACCGCATCAACGTCCTCGGCGACGACGGCGGTAGCCTCTACGTCGCCAAAAAACTCGGCCTCGTCCATGTCGACGACACCGAGACCGTCGAAGGCGAAACGAGCTTCATGGAGACCAGCCGGGACGCCCTCTTCACCGTAGACAGCGACAAGTACCTCTCGGCCACCAACAGCTTCCGGGAGGCCCGCAAGATCACCGCCGAGGACGCCTACCAGGCAAGCGAGATGCAGGAGGTGCTGGAGGGCGTGCACTTCACCCTCAAGGAGACCGGCAGCAGCGGCCTCACCGTCAAGCACCACGTCAACGGCGGGGAGATCAGCGCCATCATGGAGGCCCGGGACGACGTCATCCTCGACCACATCGGCACCTTCGACGAGATCGCCTACCAGCTGTCGCTGCAGATGAACGCCGTCCACTACGCCGGCCACGGCACCGGCGACCACGCCATGAGCACCGGGGTGGCCTTCTTCAACCCCATCGCCGCCGAGTACGGCGCCTCCCGTGCCCTGGAGATCAACAGCCTCCTCGACGAGGACACCAGCTACATCGGCACCGCCAGCGACGACGGCGACGGCTACACACTGGGCGAGGGCGACGGCAGCAACGCCCTCCGCATGGCCCAGCTCAAGCAGGCCGACATCCTGGAGTCCGGCAGCTCCAGTTTCAGCGAGTTCTACGAGTCCTTCATCGCCGAGCTCGGCTCGGAGGGCCAGACCGCCCGCACCATGGCCGACAACCAGCGGCACCTGGTGGAGCAGATCGAGAACCAGCGCCAGTCCATCATGGGCGTCAGCATCGACGAAGAGATGATGGACATCACCCAGTTCCAGCAGGCCTTCAACGCCATGGCGCGGTTCATCACCGTCCAGGACGAGCTGCTCGACAAGATGATCAACGGCATGGGCATCGTGGGCCGGTAA